In Halobaculum sp. XH14, a single genomic region encodes these proteins:
- a CDS encoding DUF4260 domain-containing protein produces MESRTYLRVEGLAIALAALAGYLVVLDGPLWVLAVLALAPDLSMVGYLAGPVVGARTYNVAHVYVWPLVLLAGFLLTGVEPLAWGGAVWAGHIGIDRAAGYGLKEESGFGETHLGRL; encoded by the coding sequence ATGGAGAGCCGAACCTACCTCCGCGTCGAGGGACTGGCGATCGCGCTCGCCGCGCTCGCGGGCTACCTCGTCGTGCTCGACGGCCCGCTCTGGGTGCTCGCCGTGCTGGCGCTCGCGCCCGACCTCTCGATGGTCGGCTACCTCGCCGGCCCCGTGGTCGGCGCGCGTACCTACAACGTCGCTCACGTGTACGTCTGGCCGCTGGTCCTCCTCGCCGGCTTCCTGCTCACGGGCGTCGAACCGCTGGCGTGGGGCGGGGCGGTGTGGGCCGGCCACATCGGCATCGACCGGGCGGCCGGCTACGGGCTGAAGGAGGAGTCGGGGTTCGGCGAGACGCACCTGGGACGGCTCTGA
- a CDS encoding Sjogren's syndrome/scleroderma autoantigen 1 family protein, protein MSDSDTNAGDAGEPHDSGDPSGSGPADSADDSGFDKEAEREKLREKFARDERKRESTRRMSELLLKGATMTNRHCDACGDPLFRQNGQEFCATCREDDGVPAGENAAKPDADAESRGERAAAATTEPTEPAAESTDTTAAPSSETHSDPSDDDSVPPNVADDSTAPGNATGGRPTAPSQARTDADARSPPSNAGGAARSEDRTAASPPAVSNPDAPGTTGGLGEAREALVAALARHATAGAETEDPRAARDHLAAAREAAEALSALRR, encoded by the coding sequence ATGAGCGACAGCGACACGAACGCTGGGGACGCCGGTGAACCGCACGACAGCGGTGACCCGTCCGGGTCCGGACCGGCCGACTCCGCGGACGACTCGGGGTTCGACAAGGAGGCCGAACGCGAGAAGCTCCGCGAGAAGTTCGCGCGGGACGAGCGGAAGCGCGAGTCGACGCGCCGGATGAGCGAACTCCTGCTCAAGGGCGCGACGATGACCAACAGGCACTGTGACGCCTGCGGCGACCCGCTGTTCCGCCAGAATGGCCAGGAGTTCTGTGCCACCTGTCGGGAGGACGACGGGGTACCGGCCGGCGAGAACGCCGCGAAACCGGACGCGGACGCCGAATCGCGGGGCGAACGAGCCGCCGCCGCGACCACGGAACCGACCGAACCGGCCGCAGAATCGACGGATACGACAGCGGCACCGTCCAGCGAGACGCACAGCGACCCGTCCGACGACGACTCGGTCCCGCCGAACGTGGCCGACGACTCGACGGCGCCAGGGAACGCGACCGGCGGGCGACCCACGGCGCCCTCGCAGGCGCGGACGGACGCCGACGCCCGTTCGCCGCCTTCGAACGCGGGCGGAGCGGCCCGGTCCGAGGACCGGACGGCGGCGTCGCCGCCGGCGGTTTCGAACCCTGACGCGCCCGGGACGACCGGCGGCCTCGGCGAGGCGCGCGAGGCGCTCGTCGCGGCACTCGCCCGTCACGCGACCGCCGGGGCCGAGACGGAGGACCCCCGGGCCGCGCGTGACCACCTCGCCGCAGCCCGCGAGGCGGCCGAGGCGCTGTCGGCCCTGCGCCGCTGA
- a CDS encoding ATP-dependent DNA helicase: MSTTDDHLRFFPYEEPYPNQREAMDRVGNALARGQDVLLEGAPGTGKTLSALVPALSHAREHDRTVVITTNVHQQMRQFVEDARAINETEPIRASVFKGKASMCHIDVDYQECQTLRDTTRSLVEDRQDREQLERRLDDLTDEMRDGGGGTGGGGGMGGDGGTGGASAGSAAEARQAVADELERLETEIEDATNVCEHYLNNLTADTDEFFSWLFRDVRRPGEVYEYAEQQGLCGYELLKEGMEDVELVVCNYHHLLDPQIREQFFRWLDREPEDVITVFDEAHNVESAARDHASEALTENTLESALSELEETDDSRAEPAGNVIRAFTDALRATYDENLGFGERERVGENWEDVSVANEDRRDDLTLAFLDRYEGQGIRAECDLALQLGKRLDEEYEDAYRDGETTSRRECHLLSAASFVSAWMDGGGELGQHPMVSVRRDAGTDEVYGRAELYTCIPREVTAALFDDVYASVLMSATLRPFDVTQDVLGLDSPATLAYELAYPEENRRTYSVSTPALFSSERDEPDTQETVASTLSDAIRFTPGNSLLFFPSYSEAERYHELLSDNPDLGTLLLDGSDRDEEDLRTRLVESDDAALFTSLWGTLAEGVSFDGDAARTVAVVGVPYPHLSERMEAVQDAYDRVFAERSRDAGWEYAVEIPTVRKTRQALGRVIRSPEDFGVRLLLDKRYTSADMGKYSVRGTFPPEEREELIDILPGKLKFAMLNFYTDHDAYSGSPPEP; this comes from the coding sequence GTGTCGACCACCGACGACCACCTGCGCTTCTTCCCGTACGAGGAGCCGTACCCGAACCAGCGGGAGGCCATGGATCGGGTCGGCAACGCGCTCGCGCGGGGCCAGGACGTGCTCCTCGAGGGCGCACCCGGCACCGGGAAGACGCTCTCTGCGCTGGTGCCGGCTCTCTCGCACGCGCGCGAGCACGACCGCACGGTCGTCATCACCACGAACGTCCACCAGCAGATGCGCCAGTTCGTCGAGGACGCCAGGGCCATCAACGAGACCGAGCCCATCCGCGCGTCGGTGTTCAAGGGGAAGGCCTCGATGTGTCACATCGACGTGGACTACCAGGAGTGCCAGACGCTCCGGGACACCACCCGGTCGCTCGTGGAGGACCGGCAGGACAGGGAGCAACTGGAACGGCGACTCGACGACCTCACCGACGAGATGCGGGACGGCGGGGGCGGAACGGGCGGCGGAGGCGGTATGGGTGGCGACGGGGGAACGGGCGGCGCCTCCGCCGGCTCCGCCGCGGAGGCCCGGCAGGCGGTCGCGGACGAACTGGAGCGGCTGGAGACGGAGATCGAGGACGCGACGAACGTCTGCGAGCACTACCTGAACAACCTCACCGCGGACACCGACGAGTTCTTCTCGTGGCTGTTCCGGGACGTTCGCCGGCCGGGGGAGGTGTACGAGTACGCCGAACAGCAGGGTCTCTGCGGGTACGAACTCCTGAAGGAGGGGATGGAGGACGTCGAACTCGTCGTCTGCAACTACCACCACCTGCTCGACCCCCAGATCAGAGAACAGTTCTTCCGCTGGCTGGACCGCGAGCCCGAGGACGTGATCACCGTGTTCGACGAGGCCCACAACGTCGAGAGCGCCGCGCGGGACCACGCGAGCGAGGCGCTCACCGAGAACACGCTCGAGTCGGCGCTCTCGGAGCTCGAGGAGACCGACGACTCGCGCGCCGAGCCCGCCGGGAACGTGATCCGGGCGTTCACGGACGCGCTCCGGGCGACCTACGACGAGAACCTCGGGTTCGGGGAGCGCGAGCGCGTCGGCGAGAACTGGGAGGACGTCTCCGTGGCGAACGAGGACCGCCGGGACGACCTCACGCTCGCGTTCCTCGACCGCTACGAGGGCCAGGGCATCCGGGCGGAGTGTGACCTCGCGCTCCAGCTCGGCAAGCGGCTCGACGAGGAGTACGAGGACGCCTACCGCGACGGCGAGACCACGAGCCGGCGGGAGTGTCACCTACTTTCGGCGGCGTCGTTCGTCTCGGCGTGGATGGACGGCGGCGGCGAACTCGGCCAGCACCCGATGGTGTCGGTGCGCCGTGACGCCGGCACCGACGAGGTGTACGGCCGGGCTGAGCTGTACACCTGCATCCCGCGGGAGGTGACGGCGGCGCTGTTCGACGACGTGTACGCGTCGGTGCTGATGTCGGCGACGCTGCGCCCGTTCGACGTGACCCAGGACGTGCTGGGCCTGGACTCGCCCGCGACGCTGGCGTACGAACTGGCCTACCCCGAGGAGAACCGCCGGACGTACTCGGTGTCGACCCCGGCGCTGTTCTCCTCCGAACGGGACGAACCGGACACCCAGGAGACGGTGGCCTCGACGCTCTCGGACGCCATCAGGTTCACGCCGGGCAACAGCCTGCTGTTCTTCCCGTCGTACTCGGAGGCCGAGCGCTACCACGAACTGCTCTCGGACAACCCCGACCTCGGGACGCTGCTGCTCGACGGCTCTGATCGGGACGAGGAGGACCTCCGGACGAGGCTCGTGGAGAGCGACGACGCGGCGCTGTTCACCTCGCTGTGGGGGACGCTCGCGGAGGGCGTCAGCTTCGACGGCGACGCGGCCCGGACGGTCGCGGTCGTCGGCGTCCCGTACCCGCACCTCTCCGAGCGGATGGAGGCGGTCCAGGACGCCTACGACCGCGTGTTCGCCGAGCGCTCCCGGGACGCCGGCTGGGAGTACGCGGTCGAGATCCCCACGGTCCGGAAGACCCGGCAGGCGCTCGGGCGCGTCATCCGGTCGCCCGAGGACTTCGGGGTTCGGCTGCTGCTCGACAAGCGCTACACGAGCGCCGACATGGGGAAGTACTCCGTGCGCGGGACGTTCCCGCCCGAGGAGCGCGAGGAGCTGATCGATATTCTCCCGGGGAAGCTGAAGTTCGCGATGTTGAACTTCTACACGGATCACGACGCGTACTCGGGGTCGCCGCCGGAGCCGTAG
- a CDS encoding DHH family phosphoesterase: protein MASADATTDPGEFPVPALRDRAVACAERLRAADRVLLCSHIDADGLTSAAVASRALERAGIRFETMFSKQLDAAEVASIAATDYDTVLFTDFGSGQLDVIADHEASGEFTPIIADHHQPAEAETEYHLNPLLEGIDGASELSGAGAAYVLSRALEPRDGATDNRDLAALAVVGAVGDMQDSEGGLHGANEAVVADGVAAGALAEETDLALYGRQTRPLPKLLEYASEARIPGISNDEAGAVEFLSGLDLDLKADGDWRRWVDLTGEERQAVVSGLIRRAVASGVPSERVDSLVGTTYVLADEEPGTELRDVSEFSTLLNATARYERADVGLAVCLGDRDGALERARTLLRNHRRNLSEGLQWVTNEGVEREEHLQWFDAGTRIRETIVGIVAGMAVGADGVSRGRPIVAFAEKSAEEVKVSARGSGHLVRDGLDLSAVMREASRSVGGDGGGHDVAAGATIPAGEREPFLAEADRLVGEQLSGEEP, encoded by the coding sequence ATGGCGAGCGCCGACGCGACCACCGACCCGGGCGAGTTCCCGGTTCCCGCCCTCCGCGACCGCGCGGTCGCCTGCGCCGAGCGCCTCCGGGCGGCCGACCGGGTGCTGCTCTGCTCGCACATCGACGCCGACGGCCTCACCAGCGCCGCCGTGGCCTCGCGCGCGCTCGAACGGGCCGGCATCCGCTTCGAGACGATGTTCTCGAAACAGCTCGACGCCGCGGAGGTCGCGAGCATCGCCGCGACCGACTACGACACCGTCCTGTTCACCGACTTCGGCAGCGGCCAGCTGGACGTCATCGCCGACCACGAGGCGTCGGGCGAGTTCACGCCGATCATCGCCGACCACCACCAGCCCGCCGAGGCGGAGACGGAGTACCACCTGAACCCGCTGCTGGAGGGCATCGACGGCGCGTCCGAACTGTCGGGCGCGGGCGCGGCGTACGTGCTCTCGCGGGCGCTCGAACCGCGAGACGGAGCCACGGACAACCGCGACCTCGCGGCGCTCGCGGTCGTCGGCGCGGTCGGCGACATGCAGGACTCCGAGGGGGGGCTCCACGGCGCGAACGAGGCGGTCGTCGCCGACGGCGTCGCCGCGGGCGCGCTGGCCGAGGAGACCGACCTGGCGCTGTACGGCAGGCAGACCCGGCCGCTGCCGAAGCTGCTCGAGTACGCCAGCGAGGCGCGCATCCCGGGCATCTCGAACGACGAGGCCGGTGCCGTCGAGTTCCTCTCGGGACTCGACCTGGACCTGAAGGCCGACGGCGACTGGCGGCGGTGGGTCGACCTGACCGGCGAGGAGCGGCAGGCGGTCGTCTCGGGGCTCATCCGCCGCGCGGTCGCCTCCGGCGTTCCCTCCGAGCGCGTCGACTCGCTCGTCGGCACCACCTACGTGCTCGCCGACGAGGAACCCGGGACCGAACTCCGCGACGTGAGCGAGTTCTCCACGCTGCTCAACGCGACCGCTCGGTACGAGCGGGCCGATGTCGGACTGGCCGTCTGTCTCGGCGACCGAGACGGCGCGCTCGAACGCGCCCGGACGCTGCTCCGGAACCACCGCCGGAACCTCTCCGAGGGGCTCCAGTGGGTCACCAACGAGGGCGTCGAGCGCGAGGAGCACCTCCAGTGGTTCGACGCCGGGACGCGCATCCGCGAGACCATCGTCGGCATCGTCGCGGGGATGGCGGTCGGCGCGGACGGCGTCTCGCGGGGGAGGCCCATCGTCGCGTTCGCGGAGAAGAGCGCGGAGGAAGTGAAAGTGTCCGCGCGCGGGAGCGGCCACCTCGTCCGGGATGGGCTGGACCTCTCGGCGGTGATGCGCGAGGCGTCACGATCGGTCGGCGGCGACGGCGGCGGCCACGACGTCGCGGCCGGGGCGACCATCCCGGCCGGGGAGCGGGAGCCGTTCCTCGCGGAAGCCGACCGGCTCGTCGGCGAGCAGTTGTCCGGGGAGGAGCCGTGA
- a CDS encoding response regulator transcription factor gives MRSVLIVEDEPEVAELYRGYLEGTYDITVANTGEEALERADEQVDAVLLDRRLPDISGAEVLAELRARELDCRVAMVTAVEPDVDIVEMGFDLYLVKPATRDDIVTAIERLDTRSNYDAKLRRTAALVTKRAVLEAERTPAELRSSSEYDELLSRIESLQGDLDDIATAFSPDDYRMLFRDIGSSKSISESA, from the coding sequence ATGCGGAGCGTCCTGATCGTCGAGGACGAACCGGAGGTCGCGGAGCTGTATCGCGGATACCTCGAGGGAACGTACGACATCACGGTCGCGAACACCGGCGAGGAGGCTCTGGAGCGCGCCGACGAGCAGGTCGACGCCGTGCTGCTCGACCGCCGGCTCCCCGACATCTCCGGGGCGGAGGTGCTCGCGGAACTGCGTGCCCGAGAGCTCGACTGCCGGGTGGCGATGGTCACCGCAGTCGAGCCCGACGTCGACATCGTCGAGATGGGGTTCGACCTCTATCTCGTGAAGCCGGCGACCCGCGACGACATCGTCACGGCGATCGAGCGACTCGACACCCGATCGAACTACGACGCGAAGCTCCGCCGCACCGCCGCGCTCGTCACGAAGCGTGCCGTCCTCGAGGCCGAACGGACCCCGGCCGAGCTCCGATCGAGTTCTGAGTACGACGAACTCCTCTCCCGGATCGAGTCCCTGCAGGGGGATCTGGACGACATCGCCACCGCGTTCTCCCCGGACGACTACCGAATGCTGTTCCGCGATATCGGTTCCTCGAAGTCGATCTCCGAGTCGGCCTGA
- a CDS encoding RAD55 family ATPase, whose protein sequence is MVDTVKTGIEGLDSILNGGLVKDATVLVSGNPGTGKSLFGIQYLYDGVREEGERGIYISFEENEDDIRQAAESIGFEEWGDLVESGDIKVYDKSTMLREGDFSAAIDTLLEDFANANYDRLVLDSLTMFELFFEDEKEKRTYLLKFSDILKENGLTSLLINEQGAVFPETEIGLENFLTDGNIYFIQTPTDSGVNRYVWVAKMRKQDIDTDIFPMEIDTGGIKVYERAGGFSMMGREGPEAGF, encoded by the coding sequence ATGGTCGATACGGTCAAGACGGGGATCGAGGGACTCGACTCCATCCTCAACGGCGGGCTAGTGAAGGACGCGACGGTCCTCGTCAGCGGCAACCCCGGGACGGGGAAGTCGCTGTTCGGCATCCAGTATCTCTACGACGGCGTCAGGGAGGAGGGGGAACGCGGCATCTACATCTCCTTCGAGGAGAACGAGGACGACATCCGCCAGGCGGCCGAGTCCATCGGCTTCGAGGAGTGGGGCGACCTGGTCGAGTCGGGCGACATCAAAGTGTACGACAAGAGCACGATGCTCCGTGAGGGCGATTTCAGCGCGGCGATCGACACGCTGCTCGAGGACTTCGCCAACGCGAACTACGACCGGCTCGTCCTCGACTCGCTGACGATGTTCGAGCTGTTCTTCGAGGACGAGAAGGAGAAGCGCACCTACCTGCTGAAGTTCTCTGACATCCTTAAGGAGAACGGGCTCACCTCGCTGCTCATCAACGAGCAGGGCGCCGTGTTTCCGGAGACGGAGATCGGGCTCGAGAACTTCCTCACCGACGGCAACATCTACTTCATCCAGACGCCCACGGATTCGGGCGTCAACCGATACGTCTGGGTCGCGAAGATGCGGAAACAGGACATCGACACCGACATCTTCCCGATGGAGATCGACACCGGCGGGATCAAGGTGTACGAGCGTGCGGGCGGCTTCTCGATGATGGGGCGCGAGGGTCCGGAAGCGGGATTCTAA
- a CDS encoding ROK family transcriptional regulator, whose amino-acid sequence MAGDDEEIIEALGNKYNPEILDAAGEPMSAQELSEVLEVPIATCYRRINELEETELLELHDRPLSDEHRRIKVYRRSVDGVNVTFRDGLSVELEERSEVKNKLDQVWRTMTDSQ is encoded by the coding sequence ATGGCTGGGGACGACGAGGAGATCATCGAGGCGCTCGGGAACAAGTACAATCCCGAAATTCTCGACGCGGCGGGGGAGCCGATGTCGGCACAGGAGCTCTCCGAGGTGCTGGAGGTGCCCATCGCGACGTGTTACCGCCGGATCAACGAGCTCGAGGAGACGGAACTGCTGGAGCTTCACGACCGGCCGCTCTCGGACGAACACCGTCGGATCAAGGTGTACCGGCGGAGCGTCGACGGCGTGAACGTGACGTTCCGCGACGGGCTCTCGGTGGAACTGGAGGAGCGATCGGAGGTCAAGAACAAGCTCGATCAGGTCTGGCGGACGATGACCGACAGTCAGTAA
- a CDS encoding archaellin/type IV pilin N-terminal domain-containing protein: protein MFEAITDEEERGQVGIGTLIVFIAMVLVAAIAAGVLINTAGFLQSTAQETGEQSSSQVSDRVQEVVTTGGDIDGSAGTLGKVNVTVTLAPGAGEVDLENVTATWVGPQGTYTLVNETVADAGEANFSTDVVKDSDDSAPVLNDADDRLQLVFVPGDFSGGPLAEGDEVTLKLNTKSGATTTIRFAVPDSLGNKNAVEL from the coding sequence ATGTTCGAAGCAATCACGGACGAGGAAGAGCGCGGTCAGGTTGGTATCGGGACGCTCATCGTGTTCATCGCGATGGTGCTGGTCGCCGCGATCGCGGCCGGCGTCCTGATCAACACCGCGGGCTTCCTCCAGTCGACAGCACAGGAGACGGGCGAACAGTCGAGCAGTCAGGTATCCGACCGCGTCCAGGAAGTCGTCACGACCGGTGGTGACATCGATGGAAGCGCGGGGACGCTCGGCAAAGTGAACGTGACCGTAACGCTGGCGCCCGGTGCCGGCGAGGTCGACCTCGAGAACGTCACGGCGACGTGGGTCGGCCCGCAGGGAACCTACACGCTGGTCAACGAAACGGTCGCTGATGCCGGCGAGGCGAACTTCTCGACGGACGTCGTGAAGGACTCGGACGACTCCGCGCCCGTCCTCAACGACGCGGACGACCGCCTCCAGCTGGTGTTCGTTCCCGGTGACTTCTCGGGTGGCCCCCTCGCCGAGGGCGACGAAGTGACGCTGAAGCTCAACACCAAGTCGGGCGCGACGACGACCATCCGGTTCGCCGTCCCCGACTCGCTCGGTAACAAGAACGCCGTGGAGCTGTAA
- a CDS encoding archaellin/type IV pilin N-terminal domain-containing protein: MFEAITDEEERGQVGIGTLIVFIAMVLVAAIAAGVLINTAGFLQSTAQETGEQSASQVSDRVQEVVTTGNVTVDNGSEVIDYVNVTVTLAPGAGEVDLENTTATWVGPKGTYTLTNASVDTGDGDFTTDIVKDSDDSAPVLNDPDDRVLMVFELSASGNADKPDYLQEGDEVTLKLNTKSGATTTIRFAVPDSLGNKQAVEL, from the coding sequence ATGTTCGAAGCAATCACGGACGAGGAAGAGCGCGGTCAGGTTGGTATCGGGACGCTCATCGTGTTCATCGCGATGGTGCTGGTCGCCGCGATCGCGGCCGGCGTCCTGATCAACACCGCGGGCTTCCTCCAGTCGACAGCGCAGGAAACGGGCGAACAGTCAGCCAGCCAGGTCTCCGACCGCGTCCAGGAGGTCGTCACGACCGGTAACGTGACCGTGGACAATGGCAGCGAAGTCATCGACTACGTGAACGTGACGGTGACGCTGGCACCGGGTGCCGGCGAGGTCGACCTCGAGAACACCACGGCGACGTGGGTCGGGCCGAAAGGCACCTACACGCTCACGAACGCCTCCGTGGACACCGGAGACGGTGACTTCACGACCGACATCGTGAAGGACTCGGACGACTCCGCACCCGTCCTCAACGACCCGGACGACCGGGTCCTGATGGTGTTCGAACTCAGCGCCAGCGGCAACGCGGACAAGCCGGACTACCTCCAGGAAGGTGACGAGGTGACGCTGAAGCTCAACACCAAGTCGGGCGCGACGACGACCATCCGGTTCGCCGTCCCCGACTCGCTCGGCAACAAGCAGGCAGTCGAGCTGTAA
- a CDS encoding DUF7500 family protein gives MSDDHAAPALDPDDLDISRSEYVRELGEDRYVVSAGGGPPRAPRSGEPDEQRDATEDRTPERSGEQRTRSVAEEAEARVDVAPSDPKQGGGNEPGNRPESGSARSEPGGTGGATDADAGSPTSPPKRAAEPRRGVKRGAPTGRNAGSETDPAPGTGTKTGGDVDAAAVGRWLAESLSDTEYAYGFDATVTMNDEATRHRMVSNDVSAVFETLALWFARSAGGDDMPPERALAILLAEMEAEVTLPTVALEDAVARHGLSAEDSIGDLLAAAERENGLTLE, from the coding sequence ATGAGCGACGACCACGCCGCCCCGGCGCTCGACCCGGACGACCTCGACATCAGCAGGAGCGAGTACGTCCGGGAGCTGGGCGAGGACCGGTACGTGGTCTCGGCGGGCGGCGGACCGCCGCGCGCTCCACGGTCCGGAGAGCCCGACGAGCAGCGAGACGCGACCGAAGACCGGACTCCGGAACGCTCGGGGGAGCAGCGGACCCGGTCGGTCGCCGAGGAAGCCGAGGCGAGAGTCGACGTCGCACCGAGTGATCCCAAGCAGGGAGGCGGAAACGAACCCGGTAATCGGCCCGAATCCGGGTCGGCGCGCTCGGAACCCGGGGGGACCGGCGGTGCTACTGACGCCGATGCCGGCTCCCCGACGAGCCCGCCGAAGCGGGCAGCCGAGCCACGGCGCGGCGTGAAACGCGGCGCGCCGACCGGTCGAAACGCCGGCAGCGAGACTGACCCGGCGCCCGGAACCGGGACAAAGACCGGGGGCGACGTCGACGCCGCGGCGGTCGGCCGCTGGCTCGCCGAGTCGCTTTCCGACACCGAGTACGCGTACGGGTTCGACGCGACGGTGACGATGAACGACGAGGCCACGCGCCACCGGATGGTGTCGAACGACGTCTCGGCGGTGTTCGAGACGCTCGCGCTCTGGTTCGCACGGTCGGCCGGCGGCGACGACATGCCGCCCGAACGCGCGCTGGCGATCCTGCTCGCCGAGATGGAGGCCGAGGTCACACTCCCGACGGTGGCGCTCGAGGACGCCGTCGCCCGGCACGGGCTCTCGGCCGAGGACAGCATCGGCGACCTGCTCGCGGCCGCCGAGCGAGAGAACGGCCTCACGCTGGAGTAA
- the cheY gene encoding chemotaxis protein CheY — MSTSVLIADDSEFMRNLLREILEGEFEIVGEAENGVEAVDMYGDQDPDLVMMDIVMPIRNGIEATEEITDSDPGARIIMCTSVGQEEKMKAAVKAGAEGYITKPFQKPNVLEAINDVVPA, encoded by the coding sequence ATGTCGACAAGCGTGCTCATCGCCGACGACTCGGAGTTCATGCGGAACCTCCTCCGGGAGATTCTCGAAGGGGAGTTCGAGATCGTCGGCGAGGCCGAAAACGGGGTCGAAGCCGTGGACATGTACGGGGACCAGGACCCCGACCTCGTCATGATGGACATCGTGATGCCGATCCGTAACGGGATCGAGGCGACCGAAGAGATCACGGACTCCGACCCGGGCGCCCGGATCATCATGTGTACGAGCGTCGGGCAGGAGGAGAAGATGAAGGCCGCGGTGAAGGCCGGCGCGGAGGGGTACATCACGAAGCCGTTCCAGAAGCCGAACGTGCTCGAAGCGATCAACGACGTCGTGCCCGCGTAG